The following coding sequences are from one Ornithorhynchus anatinus isolate Pmale09 chromosome 18, mOrnAna1.pri.v4, whole genome shotgun sequence window:
- the MID1IP1 gene encoding mid1-interacting protein 1, with protein sequence MMQLCDSSKQKHSLFHAMNGFIGAVNTMDQTVMVPSLLRDVPLLQPERAGRGGGPGGGPGPGAGSGPDGGPGGFFAPSRDMYSHYVLLKSIRHDIEWGVLQPPAQPDEARRGKDRPPDDGDGGGGPAGAEEDLEQQFHYHLRGLHTVLSKLTRKANVLTNRYKEEIGFGSWGN encoded by the coding sequence ATGATGCAGCTGTGCGACTCGTCGAAGCAGAAGCACTCGCTCTTCCACGCCATGAACGGCTTCATCGGCGCCGTCAACACCATGGACCAGACGGTGATGGTGCCCAGCCTGCTGCGGGACGTGCCGCTCCTGCAGCCcgagcgggcgggccggggcgggggcccggggggcggcccggggccgggggcggggtccggcccggacgggggcccggggggcttcTTCGCCCCCAGCCGGGACATGTACAGCCACTACGTGCTGCTCAAGTCCATCCGCCACGACATCGAGTGGGGGGTCCtgcagcccccggcccagcccgacgAGGCCCGCAGGGGCAAGGACAGGCCCCCCGACGAcggcgacgggggcgggggccccgcGGGGGCCGAGGAGGACCTGGAGCAGCAGTTCCACTACCACCTGCGGGGCCTGCACACCGTCCTCTCCAAGCTCACCCGCAAGGCCAACGTGCTCACCAACAGATACAAGGAGGAGATCGGCTTcggcagctggggaaactga